The bacterium sequence CAATCAACGAGGCTATCAACTCGTACGAACAGGCGACCCTGTTCAACCCCAGATTGGCCAACGCGTGGGCCAACATGGGCGTTCATCTGTCCGACAGCGGAAAGTACGACACAGCAAAAAAAATATTGGAAAAAGCGCTGGAGATGGAACCGACCAACGTCAACATCCTCTGTAACCTCGGGTCGGTTTTTCAGAAAATAGGCGAGCCGGAAGAGGCGAAGAAACGGTGTGAAAAAGCACTGGAGCTGGACGAAACTTCCGAGTACGCCCATTACAATCTCGGAACGGTATATCTCGACATGCACGAACTGAAGTCCGCAGAGAAACGTTTTCAACAAGCGATAGAGCTAAATCCCCTTTTTTATCAAGCACTGTACAACCTCGGCTGTGTTCATACCCTCCAAGAACGACCAGAAAAGGCATTGGAGTATCTCTCGCGCGCCTTTCAAGTATACCCTCAGTATATGAAGATCGCCCGCAAGGATGAGGACCTGAAGTCCCTCTGGACCGATAAACGCTTTCTCAATCTGGTAGGCGGTACCAACGTTGATTAACCACCACATCCCTATCAACCCACACATCAGGATTTAACCAGGATTTAACAATGGGAGAAAAGGAAAAAGTCGCGGTGCAGCCGCTCAAGGAGTACCTCTCCACCCAGGAGATAGCCGGCCCGCTGATGCTCGTCGAGGGGGTCGAGGGGGTCAAGTACGAGGAGCTGGCCGAGATCGAGCTCCCCACGGGCGAAATCCGCCGGGGGCGCGTCCTCGAGGTGCACAAAGACAAAGCCCTGCTGCAGCTCTTCGAAGGCGCGACGGGGATAGACATCCCCTCCTCCCGGGTCCGCTTCCTGGGCCGGGGGGTCGAGCTGGGGGTGTCCCGGGAGATGCTCGGGCGGGTTTTCGACGGCCAGGGGAGGCCCATTGACGACGGACCCGAGATCATCCCCGAGGAGCGGCGCGACATCAACGGCTCCCCCATCAACCCCTACGCCCGCGATTACCCCAACGAGTTCATCCAGACCGGCATAAGCTGCATAGACGGGCTGAACACCCTTGTCCGCGGCCAGAAGCTGCCGATATTCTCCGGCTCGGGGCTGCCGCACCAGCAGATGGCGGCGCAGATCGCACGCCAGGCCAACGTGCTCCAGTCGGGCGAGGGGTTCAGCGTCGTCTTCGCGGCCATGGGCATCACCTTCGAGGAGGCCCGGTATTTCATTGACGACTTCCGGCGCACCGGGGCCATAGACCGCGCGGTGCTCTTCATGAACCTGGCCGACGACCCGGCCATCGAGCGCATCTCCACCCCGCGCATGGCCCTGAC is a genomic window containing:
- a CDS encoding V-type ATP synthase subunit B; this encodes MGEKEKVAVQPLKEYLSTQEIAGPLMLVEGVEGVKYEELAEIELPTGEIRRGRVLEVHKDKALLQLFEGATGIDIPSSRVRFLGRGVELGVSREMLGRVFDGQGRPIDDGPEIIPEERRDINGSPINPYARDYPNEFIQTGISCIDGLNTLVRGQKLPIFSGSGLPHQQMAAQIARQANVLQSGEGFSVVFAAMGITFEEARYFIDDFRRTGAIDRAVLFMNLADDPAIERISTPRMALTAAEYLAYEMDMHVLVILTDMTNYCEALREISAARKEIPGRRGYPGYLYTDLSSVYERAGRIKDRRGSITQIPILTMPEDDKTHPIADLTGYITEGQIILSRAMHKKGIYPPVDVMQSLSRLKDKGIGEGKTRKDHADVFNQLFSGYARGKEAQELAVILGEAALSDMDRVFFKFADEFEHRYIAQGDHENRGVFETLDLGWRLLAALPRAELKRIRPEYLDEFLPKFLKTLED